In the Mytilus trossulus isolate FHL-02 chromosome 1, PNRI_Mtr1.1.1.hap1, whole genome shotgun sequence genome, one interval contains:
- the LOC134692998 gene encoding ankyrin repeat domain-containing protein 29-like, which yields MSYKKETPSDQQLHLAALQGNLEKLKRVLDSGKVHVDCKDKEGTTPLILAAANNHLDCVKELLKQGADPNSRRLTGTCALFFAAQGGFLDIVKLLLDSGVSVDLASYDGGTPLFVSCQCNHQEVVDALLNRGADLHAQMVDGATALFITAQNGHVRLMKYLISKGADLNLNRQDQASPLWIASQMGHTQVVKELLTLGAKVDAIREDGATPLFKACHKGHLEVAEQLLKYKPELGLLKNGETPLHAAALFGHLKVIKLLMSYNVDTKIKNKEGRTAAELAREAGNEHITKFIESYQTSTDRRNSIPNGTSTPSPT from the exons ATGTCTTACAAG AAAGAAACCCCTTCAGATCAACAGCTTCACCTGGCTGCACTTCAGGGTAACTTGGAGAAGCTAAAACGAGTATTGGACAGTGGTAAAGTTCATGTGGATTGTAAAGACAAG GAAGGAACAACCCCATTGATATTGGCAGCAGCTAATAATCATTTGGACTGTGTAAAAGAATTACTGAAGCAGGGAGCCGATCCAAATTCAAGGAGGCTG ACTGGAACCTGTGCACTGTTTTTTGCTGCTCAAGGTGGATTTTTGGATATTGTTAAATTGCTATTAGACAGTGGAGTATCAGTAGATTTAGCCAGTTAT GATGGAGGTACACCATTGTTTGTTTCCTGTCAATGTAATCACCAGGAAGTTGTTGATGCATTATTGAATAGAGGGGCAGATCTTCATGCTCAGATGGTAGATGGTGCAACAGCCCTCTTTATAACAGCACAGAACGGCCATGTACGATTAATGAAATACCTCATCTCCAAAGGTGCTGATCTTAACTTAAATAGACAG GATCAAGCCTCACCATTGTGGATTGCCTCACAAATGGGACATACACAGGTTGTAAAAGAATTATTAACATTAGGTGCCAAAGTTGATGCAATTCGAGAG GATGGAGCTACTCCTCTGTTTAAAGCTTGCCATAAAGGTCATTTAGAGGTTGCAGAGCAATTACTAAAATATAAACCAGAACTAGGATTACTAAAG AATGGGGAAACCCCACTGCATGCAGCTGCCTTATTTGGTCATCTCAAAGTAATCAAATTACTGATGTCATATAATGTAgacacaaaaatcaaaaataag GAAGGAAGAACTGCTGCAGAGCTTGCCAGAGAAGCAGGTAATGAACATATAACCAAATTTATAGAAAGTTACCAAACAAGTACAGACAGACGTAACAGCATTCCTAATGGTACATCCACTCCGTCGCCAACGTGA